The following proteins are co-located in the Solenopsis invicta isolate M01_SB chromosome 7, UNIL_Sinv_3.0, whole genome shotgun sequence genome:
- the LOC105193971 gene encoding odorant receptor 43a, with the protein MDIVESLRYKDFVWAVEIHRLGLKLMGLWPKNNKFDTNNLWSKLHVGIILILLIFVVNIPMIHAILQVWGDMVLVVNNLRIALPLLIALAKYVIMLWKRKVLLSIINMMAEDWMALKLNTERSVMIKQAQTGRLIMIIGYISAILAVSIMIIPSIFGIQMISERNLTDRHKSLPLAAYHFYDTDRSPQYELTFCIHTISLIFTNTIYMFADIFLIVLVLHICGQLENFRCRLVNLKSCKSFNIILNNIVTSYLRMSRFTDNIESTYSIMMLIMMLHFVIVFCLSGFLFTTFLIDRKMDEAVMSKIYLSIMAITILLMTTFLYCGAGELISEKCNAVYRAICDLEWYKWESKNARNLILLMIRVRHPFRITAGKIIPLTMATFCSVLKTSTGYISFLLTKHAKE; encoded by the exons atGGATATAGTGGAATCTTTACGTTATAAAG atTTTGTGTGGGCAGTTGAAATACATCGCTTAGGTTTGAAATTAATGGGCTTATGGCCTAAAAACAACAAATTCGATACGAATAATTTATGGTCGAAACTTCATGTaggcattattttaattttattaatatttgttgtcaatattccaatgatacatGCGATTTTACAAGTTTGGGGCGATATGGTACTGGTAGTAAACAATTTACGTATTGCCTTACCTTTGCTAATAGCATTAGCAAAATATGTTATTATGCTATGGAAACGAAAAG TTCTCTTGTCGATTATAAATATGATGGCGGAAGATTGGATGGCATTGAAGCTGAATACAGAAAGATCCGTAATGATAAAGCAAGCACAAACTGGTCGATTAATCATGATCATTGGATACATTAGCGCGATATTAGCAGTTTCTATAATGATCATTCCTTCCATTTTTGGTATACAAATGATATCAGAAAGGAATCTTACGGATCGACACAAATCGTTACCATTGGCGGCATATCACTTCTATGATACCGATAGGAGTCCGCAGTATGAATTGACATTTTGCATTCATACTATATCtctcatttttacaaatactatTTATATGTttgcagatatttttttaatagtactaGTTCTTCACATTTGTGGCCAGTTAGAAAACTTTAGATGCCGATTAGTTAATTTGAAATCATGCAAGAgtttcaacataattttaaataacatcgTAACGTCATATTTGCGTATGAGCAG atTTACCGACAACATCGAGAGTACCTATTCTATCATGATGTTAATAATGATGCTTCACTTTGTTATTGTATTTTGCCTATCCGGGTTTCTGTTTACTACT TTTCTTATTGACAGAAAAATGGATGAAGCTGTTATGTCAAAAATCTACTTATCTATAATGGCTATTACTATCTTATTGATGACTACTTTTCTGTACTGTGGTGCAGGAGAACTTATATCGGAGAAA TGCAATGCAGTATATCGTGCAATATGCGATCTTGAATGGTACAAATGGGAATCAAAAAATGCGAGAAATctcattttattaatgatacgAGTACGCCATCCTTTCCGCATTACTGCAGgaaaaattattccattaaCAATGGCTACTTTTTGTAGt gtaTTAAAAACGTCAACTGGATATATATCGTTTTTACTAACAAAACATGCAAAAGAGTGA
- the LOC105193947 gene encoding odorant receptor 43a encodes MDIKESSGYKDFVWAVEMHRLGLEIIGLWPKNDRMKSLWSRLHAGIILILLIFVSNVPMIFAIMHAWSDMVLVIDILHITLPLLTVPVKYIIMRTKRKVFLSIVDMMAEDWMAFKSNKERSVMIKRARTARLVVIIGYIFSIIAMSTVIIFPSFGIQVIHISNLTENQKPLPLEAYHFYDTNKSPQFELTYFLHSITIFFATIIYMSVDIFLLLVTLHICGQLENFKCRLVNLVSCTNFSKALNDVVSSHLRLIRFADNIENMYCAMMLIMVLHFGIVFCLSGFLFTLLLTNRKMNKTILAQVYYSIILLIMLLANTFIYCFAGELIMEECDGVYRATCDLEWYKLKARKARNIILLMIRLNHPLQITAGKIIPLTMATFCSIIKTSSGYISFLLTKHS; translated from the exons ATGGACATTAAAGAATCTTCGGGATATAAAG atttcGTATGGGCGGTTGAAATGCATCGATTAGGTTTGGAAATTATAGGCTTGTGGCCTAAAAATGACAGGATGAAAAGTTTGTGGTCGAGACTTCATGCGggcatcattttaatattattaatatttgtttctaaTGTTCCAATGATATTTGCAATTATGCATGCTTGGAGCGATATGGTACTTGTAAtagatattttacatattacattACCTCTGTTAACAGTACCAGTAAAATACATTATCATGCGAACAAAACGAAAAG TTTTTTTGTCGATTGTGGATATGATGGCAGAAGATTGGATGGCATTTAAGTCGAATAAAGAAAGAAGTGTGATGATAAAACGAGCACGAACTGCTCGATTGGTTGTAATCATTGGATATATTTTCTCTATAATCGCGATGTCCACCGTAATCATTTTTCCTTCTTTTGGCATACAAGTAATACACATATCGAATTTGACAGAGAATCAGAAGCCATTACCGCTGGAAGCATATCATTTCTACGATACCAATAAGAGTCCGCAGTTTGAATTGACATATTTTCTTCATTCAATAACGATCTTTTTCGCAACTATTATTTACATGTctgtagatatttttttattactagtaACTCTTCACATCTGTGGCCAGTTAGAGAACTTTAAATGTCGATTAGTTAATTTGGTTTCGTGTACAAATTTCAGTAAAGCTTTAAATGACGTCGTATCATCCCACTTACGTCTTATCAG ATTTGCCGacaatattgaaaatatgtatTGTGCAATGATGTTAATAATGGTACTCCATTTCGGTATCGTATTTTGCCTAAGCGGCTTCTTGTTTACCCTT TTACTTACtaatagaaaaatgaataaaactaTTCTTGCTCAAGTATATTACTCAATAATCCTTCTTATTATGTTATTGGCCAATACTTTCATCTATTGTTTTGCAGGAGAACTTATAATGGAGGAA tGCGATGGAGTATATCGTGCTACATGTGATCTTGAGTGGTACAAATTAAAAGCAAGAAAggcaagaaatattattttactaatgaTACGACTTAACCATCCTTTACAAATCACTGCGGGAAAGATTATTCCGTTAACAATGGCTACATTTTGCAGC ataataaaaacGTCGTCTGgctatatatcatttttattgacaaaacATAGTTAa
- the LOC105193969 gene encoding odorant receptor 43a isoform X4: MWAVEIHRLGFEMIGLWPKNNTVAMKSLWSKLHASIILTLLIFVSNVPMISAAMQSWGNMVVVIDILRIALPLLIVPLKYVIMRWKQTVLLSMVNTMAEDWMAFKSDIERGVMIKRAQTARLIMIVGYVTSIIAVVTVVTLTYFGNEVMFLTNFTSGNKALLLDTYHFYDVDKSPQFELTFFIQTITILLSITIYMTVDIFLLLLILHICGQLENFRYRLVNLVACKNFNEALNNIIASHLRLIRFADNIENTYCLMMLISIFYFTIVFCLSGFLFTVILNEKKMNEAIITQIYFSSIHLFILLMNTLVYCSAGELVLKQCNELHRAVCDLKWYKLESKKARNLVLLMIRAHQPFRITAGKIIPLTMASFCSILKTSSGYISFLLTKHS, from the exons ATGTGGGCAGTTGAAATACATCGTTTGGGTTTCGAAATGATTGGCTTATGGCCTAAAAATAATACAGTCGCTATGAAAAGTTTGTGGTCAAAACTTCATGCAAgcattattttaactttattaatatttgtttctaaTGTTCCGATGATAAGTGCGGCTATGCAATCTTGGGGCAATATGGTAGTTGTAATAGATATTTTACGTATTGCATTACCTTTGTTAATAGTACCATTAAAATACGTTATCATGCGATGGAAACAAACAG TTCTCTTGTCGATGGTGAATACGATGGCGGAAGATTGGATGGCATTCAAATCAGATATAGAGAGAGGTGTGATGATAAAACGAGCACAAACTGCTCGATTAATTATGATCGTTGGATATGTTACCTCCATAATCGCAGTAGTCACAGTAGTTACGCTTACTTATTTTGGCAATGAAGTAATGTTTTTAACGAATTTTACAAGTGGAAATAAGGCATTGCTGCTGGATACATATCATTTCTACGATGTAGATAAAAGTCCGCAATTCGAATTGACATTTTTCATACAGACCATAACAATCTTATTATCAATTACAATTTACATGActgtagatatttttttattactattgaTTCTTCACATTTGTGGTCAGTTAGAGAATTTTAGATATCGACTAGTTAATTTGGTCGCAtgcaaaaattttaacgaaGCTTTGAACAACATCATAGCATCACATTTAAGACTTATCAG ATTTGCAGACAATATTGAAAATACGTACTGTTTGATGatgttaatatcaatattttatttcactatAGTATTTTGTCTAAGTGGTTTCCTGTTTACTGTt ATacttaatgagaaaaaaatgaatgaagCCATTATTACACAAATTTACTTTTCATCAATTCATCTTTTTATCTTATTGATGAATACTTTAGTCTATTGTAGTGCTGGAGAGCTTGTATTGAAACAA tgCAATGAATTACATCGTGCCGTATGCGATCTTAAATGGTATAAATTGGAATCAAAAAAGGCAAGAAATCTCGTTTTATTAATGATACGAGCCCATCAGCCTTTTCGCATTACTGCAGgaaaaattattccattaaCAATGGCTAGTTTTTGCAGc ATATTAAAGACATCATCTGGCTACATATCTTTCTTGCTGACAAAACATAGTTGA
- the LOC105193969 gene encoding odorant receptor 43a isoform X2, producing the protein MWAVEIHRLGFEMIGLWPKNNTVAMKSLWSKLHASIILTLLIFVSNVPMISAAMQSWGNMVVVIDILRIALPLLIVPLKYVIMRWKQTGYFTINIFINGLFIHGVIYVYHYNTCIKCSIFWHFDNMTFLYYKVLLSMVNTMAEDWMAFKSDIERGVMIKRAQTARLIMIVGYVTSIIAVVTVVTLTYFGNEVMFLTNFTSGNKALLLDTYHFYDVDKSPQFELTFFIQTITILLSITIYMTVDIFLLLLILHICGQLENFRYRLVNLVACKNFNEALNNIIASHLRLIRFADNIENTYCLMMLISIFYFTIVFCLSGFLFTVILNEKKMNEAIITQIYFSSIHLFILLMNTLVYCSAGELVLKQCNELHRAVCDLKWYKLESKKARNLVLLMIRAHQPFRITAGKIIPLTMASFCSILKTSSGYISFLLTKHS; encoded by the exons ATGTGGGCAGTTGAAATACATCGTTTGGGTTTCGAAATGATTGGCTTATGGCCTAAAAATAATACAGTCGCTATGAAAAGTTTGTGGTCAAAACTTCATGCAAgcattattttaactttattaatatttgtttctaaTGTTCCGATGATAAGTGCGGCTATGCAATCTTGGGGCAATATGGTAGTTGTAATAGATATTTTACGTATTGCATTACCTTTGTTAATAGTACCATTAAAATACGTTATCATGCGATGGAAACAAACAG gatattttacaattaatatttttattaatggttTATTTATACACggtgtaatatatgtatatcattatAATACGTGTATAAAATGTTCAATATTTTGGCATTTTGACAATATGACTTTTTTATACTATAAAGTTCTCTTGTCGATGGTGAATACGATGGCGGAAGATTGGATGGCATTCAAATCAGATATAGAGAGAGGTGTGATGATAAAACGAGCACAAACTGCTCGATTAATTATGATCGTTGGATATGTTACCTCCATAATCGCAGTAGTCACAGTAGTTACGCTTACTTATTTTGGCAATGAAGTAATGTTTTTAACGAATTTTACAAGTGGAAATAAGGCATTGCTGCTGGATACATATCATTTCTACGATGTAGATAAAAGTCCGCAATTCGAATTGACATTTTTCATACAGACCATAACAATCTTATTATCAATTACAATTTACATGActgtagatatttttttattactattgaTTCTTCACATTTGTGGTCAGTTAGAGAATTTTAGATATCGACTAGTTAATTTGGTCGCAtgcaaaaattttaacgaaGCTTTGAACAACATCATAGCATCACATTTAAGACTTATCAG ATTTGCAGACAATATTGAAAATACGTACTGTTTGATGatgttaatatcaatattttatttcactatAGTATTTTGTCTAAGTGGTTTCCTGTTTACTGTt ATacttaatgagaaaaaaatgaatgaagCCATTATTACACAAATTTACTTTTCATCAATTCATCTTTTTATCTTATTGATGAATACTTTAGTCTATTGTAGTGCTGGAGAGCTTGTATTGAAACAA tgCAATGAATTACATCGTGCCGTATGCGATCTTAAATGGTATAAATTGGAATCAAAAAAGGCAAGAAATCTCGTTTTATTAATGATACGAGCCCATCAGCCTTTTCGCATTACTGCAGgaaaaattattccattaaCAATGGCTAGTTTTTGCAGc ATATTAAAGACATCATCTGGCTACATATCTTTCTTGCTGACAAAACATAGTTGA
- the LOC105193969 gene encoding odorant receptor 43a isoform X3, which translates to MWAVEIHRLGFEMIGLWPKNNTVAMKSLWSKLHASIILTLLIFVSNVPMISAAMQSWGNMVVVIDILRIALPLLIVPLKYVIMRWKQTVLLSMVNTMAEDWMAFKSDIERGVMIKRAQTARLIMIVGYVTSIIAVVTVVTLTYFGNEVMFLTNFTSGNKALLLDTYHFYDVDKSPQFELTFFIQTITILLSITIYMTVDIFLLLLILHICGQLENFRYRLVNLVACKNFNEALNNIIASHLRLIRFADNIENTYCLMMLISIFYFTIVFCLSGFLFTVILNEKKMNEAIITQIYFSSIHLFILLMNTLVYCSAGELVLKQCNELHRAVCDLKWYKLESKKARNLVLLMIRAHQPFRITAGKIIPLTMASFCSVRLFKIFIFTSCRACKLLM; encoded by the exons ATGTGGGCAGTTGAAATACATCGTTTGGGTTTCGAAATGATTGGCTTATGGCCTAAAAATAATACAGTCGCTATGAAAAGTTTGTGGTCAAAACTTCATGCAAgcattattttaactttattaatatttgtttctaaTGTTCCGATGATAAGTGCGGCTATGCAATCTTGGGGCAATATGGTAGTTGTAATAGATATTTTACGTATTGCATTACCTTTGTTAATAGTACCATTAAAATACGTTATCATGCGATGGAAACAAACAG TTCTCTTGTCGATGGTGAATACGATGGCGGAAGATTGGATGGCATTCAAATCAGATATAGAGAGAGGTGTGATGATAAAACGAGCACAAACTGCTCGATTAATTATGATCGTTGGATATGTTACCTCCATAATCGCAGTAGTCACAGTAGTTACGCTTACTTATTTTGGCAATGAAGTAATGTTTTTAACGAATTTTACAAGTGGAAATAAGGCATTGCTGCTGGATACATATCATTTCTACGATGTAGATAAAAGTCCGCAATTCGAATTGACATTTTTCATACAGACCATAACAATCTTATTATCAATTACAATTTACATGActgtagatatttttttattactattgaTTCTTCACATTTGTGGTCAGTTAGAGAATTTTAGATATCGACTAGTTAATTTGGTCGCAtgcaaaaattttaacgaaGCTTTGAACAACATCATAGCATCACATTTAAGACTTATCAG ATTTGCAGACAATATTGAAAATACGTACTGTTTGATGatgttaatatcaatattttatttcactatAGTATTTTGTCTAAGTGGTTTCCTGTTTACTGTt ATacttaatgagaaaaaaatgaatgaagCCATTATTACACAAATTTACTTTTCATCAATTCATCTTTTTATCTTATTGATGAATACTTTAGTCTATTGTAGTGCTGGAGAGCTTGTATTGAAACAA tgCAATGAATTACATCGTGCCGTATGCGATCTTAAATGGTATAAATTGGAATCAAAAAAGGCAAGAAATCTCGTTTTATTAATGATACGAGCCCATCAGCCTTTTCGCATTACTGCAGgaaaaattattccattaaCAATGGCTAGTTTTTGCAGcgtaagattatttaaaatttttatttttacatcttgcAGAGCATGCAAGCTTTTAATGTAA
- the LOC105193969 gene encoding odorant receptor 43a isoform X1, producing MWAVEIHRLGFEMIGLWPKNNTVAMKSLWSKLHASIILTLLIFVSNVPMISAAMQSWGNMVVVIDILRIALPLLIVPLKYVIMRWKQTGYFTINIFINGLFIHGVIYVYHYNTCIKCSIFWHFDNMTFLYYKVLLSMVNTMAEDWMAFKSDIERGVMIKRAQTARLIMIVGYVTSIIAVVTVVTLTYFGNEVMFLTNFTSGNKALLLDTYHFYDVDKSPQFELTFFIQTITILLSITIYMTVDIFLLLLILHICGQLENFRYRLVNLVACKNFNEALNNIIASHLRLIRFADNIENTYCLMMLISIFYFTIVFCLSGFLFTVILNEKKMNEAIITQIYFSSIHLFILLMNTLVYCSAGELVLKQCNELHRAVCDLKWYKLESKKARNLVLLMIRAHQPFRITAGKIIPLTMASFCSVRLFKIFIFTSCRACKLLM from the exons ATGTGGGCAGTTGAAATACATCGTTTGGGTTTCGAAATGATTGGCTTATGGCCTAAAAATAATACAGTCGCTATGAAAAGTTTGTGGTCAAAACTTCATGCAAgcattattttaactttattaatatttgtttctaaTGTTCCGATGATAAGTGCGGCTATGCAATCTTGGGGCAATATGGTAGTTGTAATAGATATTTTACGTATTGCATTACCTTTGTTAATAGTACCATTAAAATACGTTATCATGCGATGGAAACAAACAG gatattttacaattaatatttttattaatggttTATTTATACACggtgtaatatatgtatatcattatAATACGTGTATAAAATGTTCAATATTTTGGCATTTTGACAATATGACTTTTTTATACTATAAAGTTCTCTTGTCGATGGTGAATACGATGGCGGAAGATTGGATGGCATTCAAATCAGATATAGAGAGAGGTGTGATGATAAAACGAGCACAAACTGCTCGATTAATTATGATCGTTGGATATGTTACCTCCATAATCGCAGTAGTCACAGTAGTTACGCTTACTTATTTTGGCAATGAAGTAATGTTTTTAACGAATTTTACAAGTGGAAATAAGGCATTGCTGCTGGATACATATCATTTCTACGATGTAGATAAAAGTCCGCAATTCGAATTGACATTTTTCATACAGACCATAACAATCTTATTATCAATTACAATTTACATGActgtagatatttttttattactattgaTTCTTCACATTTGTGGTCAGTTAGAGAATTTTAGATATCGACTAGTTAATTTGGTCGCAtgcaaaaattttaacgaaGCTTTGAACAACATCATAGCATCACATTTAAGACTTATCAG ATTTGCAGACAATATTGAAAATACGTACTGTTTGATGatgttaatatcaatattttatttcactatAGTATTTTGTCTAAGTGGTTTCCTGTTTACTGTt ATacttaatgagaaaaaaatgaatgaagCCATTATTACACAAATTTACTTTTCATCAATTCATCTTTTTATCTTATTGATGAATACTTTAGTCTATTGTAGTGCTGGAGAGCTTGTATTGAAACAA tgCAATGAATTACATCGTGCCGTATGCGATCTTAAATGGTATAAATTGGAATCAAAAAAGGCAAGAAATCTCGTTTTATTAATGATACGAGCCCATCAGCCTTTTCGCATTACTGCAGgaaaaattattccattaaCAATGGCTAGTTTTTGCAGcgtaagattatttaaaatttttatttttacatcttgcAGAGCATGCAAGCTTTTAATGTAA